In Triticum urartu cultivar G1812 chromosome 6, Tu2.1, whole genome shotgun sequence, the following proteins share a genomic window:
- the LOC125512924 gene encoding receptor like protein 22-like, producing MVATPILHHLHILTLLLICSCSMHASANTTNSTVPCLPDQASALLHLKHSFTHANLPSWRAGKDCCHWESVACDAASGRVISLNLSVVDAAIRRVDPALLNLTSLKILSLTTTRISEGLSSLSKLPSLNTLELHGSSSWDPVGPELSSVGDIRQLTSLRLERYDFSRSQPSWIGNLTGLVYLRMKSCSFTGTVPDQIGTLAKLTLLDFENCNYTGQPMPSWIGNLNRLTTLSIQGCRHSGSIPSAIANLTRLEVLRLGNNSLVGKIPQSLFAFPALKVLSLKNNQLSGHLEDIPSPLYSSLSTVEINDNQLTGHIPKSILQLKHLEYLNFESNRLSGTIKLSSFWRLEKLFFLSLSNNKLSIADEEGGDVLKSLPNIYQIHLASCNLTKFPGSLRYLDKVSVLDLSSNQINDVIPSLVWENWKDQLESLNFSRNMFTALEKFPSLVHMPRLTALDLSFNRLQGSIPIPVTAMPGKVLDYSNNNFSSILPDFGRYIRSFYLNLSKNKLNGYVPSSICSASHLNILDLSYNNFSGSLPSCLIGSGKLAVLKLRENQFNGMLPENIREECKFRTIDLNRNRIEGELPRSLSNCQQLELLDVGNNQFRGSFPSWLGILPKLRVLVLRSNQLNGTIRDLDGDHGTINQFPSLQILCLASNRFYGHLPKGWFNKFKAMMENVNEEGRVLGYYTNTTRGFYQDTVTITLKGSDLIFTKILTTFKAIDFSNNSFDGPIPESIGNLVSLHGVNMSSNNFTGQMPSSLSNLSQLESLDLSWNRISGEIPQVLTSLTSLAWLNLSYNNLVGRIPQGNQFLSFPNSSFEGNVGLCGSPLSKQCETTNSSALDPPEPYNLWQDKLDAILLFTFVGLGFGVGFASAITFRMFCHIEGLDRKRW from the exons ATGGTGGCTACTCCCATTCTGCACCACCTCCACATCCTCACGCTCCTCCTCATATGCTCCTGTTCCATGCACGCTTCAGCCAACACCACCAACAGCACCGTCCCCTGCCTCCCAGACCAAGCCTCAGCCCTCCTCCACCTCAAACATTCCTTCACCCATGCAAACCTACCGTCATGGCGAGCTGGAAAAGACTGCTGCCACTGGGAGAGTGTCGCCTGCGACGCAGCCTCCGGAAGGGTCATCTCCCTGAACCTCAGCGTCGTCGACGCGGCGATCCGCCGTGTCGACCCCGCACTCCTCAACCTCACCTCCCTCAAGATCCTGAGCCTCACCACCACACGCATTTCCGAGGGGCTCTCTTCGCTGAGCAAGCTCCCATCACTGAACACTCTGGAGCTTCACGGGTCGAGCTCCTGGGACCCGGTAGGTCCCGAGCTTTCTTCGGTTGGCGATATCAGGCAGCTGACATCTTTGCGCCTCGAGAGATATGATTTCTCTCGGTCACAGCCCTCTTGGATCGGCAATCTGACGGGCTTGGTGTACCTGCGCATGAAGAGTTGCAGTTTCACTGGGACGGTGCCTGATCAGATTGGAACTCTTGCGAAGCTGACGCTGCTGGATTTCGAAAATTGCAACTACACCGGGCAACCGATGCCTTCATGGATCGGAAACCTTAACAGGTTGACAACATTGAGTATCCAAGGTTGCCGGCATTCTGGGTCGATTCCCTCGGCAATCGCAAACTTGACCCGGCTTGAAGTTTTACGGCTAGGGAACAACAGCCTTGTTG GGAAAATTCCACAATCGTTGTTCGCTTTTCCAGCATTGAAAGTGCTTTCCCTAAAGAACAATCAACTCTCTGGTCATCTTGAAGACATTCCTTCCCCTCTATATTCATCCTTGTCTACTGTCGAGATAAACGACAACCAGTTAACTGGCCATATACCCAAATCAATCCTTCAGCTTAAACATCTTGAATACCTCAACTTTGAATCAAATAGATTGTCAGGCACAATCAAACTAAGCTCTTTCTGGAGGTTGGAGAAACTCTTTTTTCTTAGTCTATCCAACAACAAGCTATCAATCGCCGACGAAGAAGGCGGTGACGTTTTAAAATCTCTTCCTAACATCTACCAGATACACCTTGCATCCTGCAACCTCACAAAATTTCCGGGTTCACTGAGATATCTAGATAAAGTTTCCGTTCTTGACCTTTCAAGTAATCAAATAAATGATGTTATACCAAGTTTGGTATGGGAGAACTGGAAGGACCAGCTTGAGAGTTTGAACTTCTCACGCAACATGTTCACGGCTTTGGAGAAGTTTCCTTCTCTTGTTCATATGCCACGCCTAACTGCTCTTGATCTCAGCTTTAATAGGCTTCAAGGCAGCATACCAATACCAGTAACTGCAATGCCTGGGAAAGTATTGGATTATTCAAACAATAACTTCTCTTCCATTCTTCCCGACTTTGGAAGATATATTAGAAGCTTCTACCTCAATTTGTCCAAGAATAAATTAAATGGTTATGTACCATCTTCCATCTGCAGTGCAAGCCATCTCAATATCTTGGACCTGTCTTACAACAATTTTAGTGGATCACTCCCATCATGTCTTATAGGAAGTGGGAAACTAGCCGTGTTGAAGTTGAGAGAAAATCAATTCAACGGGATGTTGCCTGAAAATATTAGAGAGGAATGCAAGTTTCGAACGATAGATTTGAACAGAAATCGAATTGAAGGTGAACTACCAAGATCACTGTCAAATTGTCAACAGTTAGAGCTTCTTGATGTTGGTAACAATCAGTTCCGCGGTTCTTTTCCATCTTGGTTGGGTATTCTTCCAAAGCTTCGCGTCCTTGTCTTACGGTCCAACCAGCTCAATGGAACAATAAGGGATCTTGATGGTGACCATGGAACCATCAACCAGTTCCCAAGTTTGCAAATACTCTGTTTGGCTTCCAACAGATTCTATGGACACCTGCCAAAAGGATGGTTCAATAAATTCAAAGCAATGATGGAAAATGTCAATGAGGAGGGACGAGTTTTAGGGTATTACACAAACACGACACGTGGATTTTATCAAGACACTGTTACCATCACACTTAAGGGATCCGACCTTATTTTCACCAAGATTCTAACTACTTTCAAAGCAATCGATTTCTCAAATAACTCATTTGATGGTCCTATTCCAGAGTCAATTGGGAATCTTGTTTCGCTTCACGGGGTTAATATGTCGTCCAACAATTTCACGGGACAAATGCCATCTAGCCTCAGTAACTTGTCTCAGCTGGAATCGTTGGACCTCTCCTGGAACCGGATTTCAGGGGAAATCCCGCAAGTGCTGACCTCTCTAACCTCTCTTGCCTGGTTGAATCTTTCATACAACAACTTGGTTGGAAGAATACCGCAGGGCAACCAGTTCTTGTCATTCCCCAATAGTTCATTTGAAGGCAACGTGGGGCTATGTGGAAGTCCGCTCTCTAAACAATGTGAGACTACAAATTCAAGTGCATTGGACCCTCCTGAACCTTATAATTTGTGGCAGGATAAACTTGATGCCATCCTTCTCTTCACATTTGTTGGCCTGGGGTTTGGAGTGGGCTTTGCATCGGCAATTACGTTCCGAATGTTTTGTCACATTGAAGGATTGGACCGCAAGCGTTGGTAA